A single Fusarium oxysporum Fo47 chromosome IV, complete sequence DNA region contains:
- a CDS encoding Cupredoxin — MSRLYSVLFIALASPLTALPEPISSKFQKQGPCSGNTPTTRDQWCGFDIHSDYYSVVPDTGVTREYWLEISEITFAPDGVPRFAQAINGTIPGPTIFADWGDNVVVHMTSNLKTSSNGSSFHFHGTHQNYTNPHDGVVAITQCPVAPGSSVTYRWRATQYGTSWYHSHFGLQTYDGVYGGLIIRGPASANYEEDVGTIMLSDWSHKTVNQLLHDVQREGPALMDNVLINGTNVYGNDTDKNQTGERFRLDFEEGKTYRLRLINTGIDTLYKFSIDHHTLKVIAVDFVSVEPYETDHISLAIGERMDILVTANQASRASSFWLRAIPQLDCTRNVNPQNALGIVSYASNSTTPTTKGRKHEDHCQDEPYESIVPVVPRNVGPPEMEVIQHANRSWNSDGIIKWALNSTTMIAEWGEPSLLKLNNSASFTKSNAVIRVPKRDVWVYLAIETEQDISHPIHLHGFDFQILAQGSGPYNPSVTLNTENPPRRDTALLPAKGHLVIAFLTDNPGVWLMHCHIGWHAAEGFSLQFIVREDEIPSLVSDHEYKDIEEGCRAWNDFSHKMKMEQDDSGI; from the exons ATGTCCAGACTGTATTCCGTTCTTTTCATCGCTTTGGCTTCGCCCTTAACCGCCTTGCCGGAGCCCATCAGTTCCAAGTTTCAGAAACAAGGACCATGTTCTGGGAACACACCTACTACTCGAGATCAATGGTGTGGATTTGATATCCACAGTGATTACTATTCGGTTGTTCCTGATACTGGTGTGACGAGAGAATACTGGCTTGAAATCAGCGAGATAACCTTTGCTCCGGATGGAGTTCCCAGATTCGCCCAAGCTATCAACGGAACGATACCAG GGCCAACTATATTTGCCGACTGGGGTGATAATGTTGTCGTTCACATGACAAGTAATCTGAAGACTTCATCCAACGGTTCATCCTTTCACTTCCATGGCACTCATCAAAATTACACGAACCCACACGATGGAGTTGTTGCTATTACCCAGTGCCCTGTTGCACCAGGATCCTCAGTAACATACAGATGGCGTGCGACCCAGTATGGTACCTCGTGGTATCATTCTCATTTTGGGCTCCAGACTTATGATGGTGTTTATGGTGGTTTGATCATCCGTGGTCCCGCAAGCGCTAACTatgaggaggatgttggGACTATCATGCTCAGTGACTGGTCGCACAAGACCGTCAATCAACTTTTACATGATGTCCAGCGAGAGGGTCCTGCACTGATGGATAATGTTCTAATCAATGGCACTAATGTTTATGGAAATGACACCGATAAGAACCAGACGGGAGAGAGATTCAGATTGGACTTTGAAGAGGGCAAAACATATCGCCTACGTCTCATCAACACTGGCATTGATACGCTATATAAGTTTTCCATCGATCATCATACTCTCAAAGTTATTGCGGTAGACTTTGTATCAGTTGAGCCCTATGAAACCGACCACATCAGCCTCGCAATTG GTGAACGCATGGATATTCTTGTCACAGCAAACCAAGCTTCAAGGGCATCGTCATTTTGGCTACGCGCTATCCCTCAACTTGACTGCACCAGAAACGTCAACCCTCAAAATGCGCTCGGTATTGTATCTTATGCATCGAACAGCACTACGCCAACGACAAAAGGACGCAAGCACGAGGATCATTGCCAAGACGAGCCTTACGAGAGCATTGTACCTGTCGTTCCTCGCAATGTTGGACCTCCCGAAATGGAAGTTATACAGCACGCCAACCGCTCTTGGAACTCAGACGGCATCATCAAATGGGCGCtcaacagcaccaccatGATCGCAGAATGGGGCGAACCCTCCCTCCTTAAGCTCAATAACAGCGCCTCATTCACCAAGTCTAATGCTGTCATTCGCGTTCCCAAAAGGGATGTCTGGGTTTACCTTGCTATCGAGACAGAACAGGATATCTCTCATCCTATCCACCTTCACGGATTCGATTTTCAGATTCTCGCTCAAGGCTCTGGTCCATACAATCCAAGTGTCACCCTCAACACAGAAAACCCGCCACGCCGTGACACTGCTCTTCTGCCTGCCAAAGGACACCTTGTAATCGCATTTCTCACTGACAATCCAGGTGTGTGGCTCATGCACTGCCATATAGGTTGGCACGCTGCTGAAGGCTTCTCGCTACAATTTATTGTTCGAGAAGACGAAATCCCAAGCCTCGTGTCGGACCATGAATACAAGGATATCGAAGAAGGTTGCAGAGCATGGAATGACTTCTCacacaagatgaagatggagcaGGACGACTCGGGTATCTGA
- a CDS encoding peptidase C13 family-domain-containing protein, whose protein sequence is MHKVVHLSRYAPTALFGISAKVTFSAPLVAACPANNLNVLVVATPVSVPSISMVYHIVMVESVQGPPFFMFALPCSYETLLFRIGAGQAEYIGDFRLVTCCGNLLVLRISTSARGRLIGSHTPKTPGPDLRICHLLHLSSKLRSLLYHAPLSTSSLHRITSPAMKLSILRFHAIVAATMFATIAFAEHTSNWAVLVCTSRFWFNYRHLANVLSMYRTVKRLGIPDSQIILMLPDDMACNPRNAFPGTVYSNSDRAVDLYGDNIEVDYRGYEVTVENFIRLLTDRVGAEMPRSKRLLTDDRSNILVYMTGHGGNEFLKFQDAEEIGAFDLANAFEEMWEKKRYHEILFMIDTCQANTMYSRLYSPNIIATGSSKLDQSSYSHHADNDVGVAVIDRYTYYNLEFLENNVKDLNSQKTVGELFDSYDFGKIHSHAGVRYDLFPGGEENARSRLITDFFGNIQNVEVDRSGNLTLEEDLLALSKKIVLLQQREAEAAKESVGEKVSAKAPASAPTETARKIQKAKALTDDNWWTKKVVGTRSLIRVYVVQHLAAQNDRIWLTRPLKTIHLKSRPLTTHALAWSCDAELAVATDDTIYIFLPEYPRSGGPDEGADEEELQSQYTLSYRASGLIRPDPTINAQLCSFSGIRVAGPPANDENWFPGVGNGLVTGSGAPICQIVRLEWSPNGLGCNLRPILTALSTSGCIYAIGEHIDRQSAMIAGMRVRSFKAWKTLWGLGAQLPLPDSNEEDGYRNMNERIQAFSWAKEVDTGRGLLAYCNDVEEVAVMAVQLFSQAKEGDPSCEETRWDIQEVGRFDGRGRHIKEDAVDITDPDYVPHGSAFSLKWSPWFNSQGKNMAILAYLAKNHVGFRKITILGNWERGQPPHIEVEKTDMTAICMFLSTDAYIEWEDLIVYDDDKPIVRGVVADPFNVKPFQVSFVGDAEELAGAHYTWECSTTYSKEDEIVSSNPISGLLIHDQGITHTGSVPYYSIARLSATSRNQDWFQTNLPDSEASVPKWATRIRKHTTRLVARAVALEGLDSDSDDSEDDLMDDDAAQLQVPESRYRIWGMVHSPGGGTTAVLVSRYSTLHPERRALCKLMFSRRDEERGEYDAVTPTKPLTTEGQVWEWMYGNAPEVLGTTATRKISPELNNSLLREQFRDIAASQHCVFCDAALRLEEEEAKCENGHLFARCASTGLAIMAPDISRICAVCELRCLKVAELKRVVETHFGPEANVQASGEVCGGCGGKFVA, encoded by the exons ATGCACAAGGTCGTTCACCTTTCTCGGTATGCGCCAACGGCTTTGTTCGGCATCTCTGCCAAGGTGACCTTTTCTGCTCCTCTAGTCGCAGCTTGCCCAGCGAACAACTTGAATGTCCTAGTCGTTGCGACCCCAGTCTCAGTTCCATCCATATCCATGGTCTATCACATCGTCATGGTGGAGTCGGTGCAGGGTCCTCCATTTTTTATGTTCGCTCTTCCATGCAGCTACGAGACGCTACT TTTTCGCATAGGTGCTGGCCAGGCTGAATAT ATTGGTGACTTCAGATTGGTGACATGCTGTGGGAATTTGTTAGTGCTTCGAATCAGTACAAGCGCCAGGGGCCGTCTTATCGGATCCCACACGCCGAAAACTCCGGGTCCAGATCTG CGGATATGCCATTTGCTGCATCTGTCTTCTAAACTTCGCTCCTTACTCTACCACGCTCCCTTGTCAACCAGTTCGCTTCATCGCATCACATCCCCCGCCATGAAGCTCTCAATACTTCGATTTCATGCCATCGTGGCAGCGACCATGTTCGCAACAATCGCTTTCGCCGAGCATACCAGCAACTGGGCCGTTCTCGTCTGCACATCACGATTCTGGTTCAACTACCGCCATCTCGCCAATGTCCTCTCCATGTACCGCACCGTTAAGCGTCTGGGTATCCCTGACTCCCAGATCATCCTCATGCTTCCCGACGACATGGCCTGCAATCCCCGGAACGCGTTCCCTGGAACCGTCTACAGCAATTCTGATCGCGCTGTTGATCTCTACGGCGACAACATCGAGGTGGACTACCGTGGCTACGAGGTTACTGTCGAGAACTTTATTCGCCTGTTGACGGATCGCGTGGGCGCGGAGATGCCGCGAAGCAAGCGCCTTCTTACCGATGATCGAAGCAATATCCTGGTTTACATGACTGGTCATGGTGGAAACGAGTTCCTCAAGTTCCaggatgctgaggagattggCGCGTTTGATCTTGCCAACGCTTTTGAGGAGAtgtgggagaagaagag ATATCACGAAATCCTCTTCATGATCGATACCTGCCAAGCGAACACTATGTACAGCAGACTTTACTCCCCTAACATCATCGCCACCGGTTCCTCCAAGCTCGATCAGTCCTCATACTCACATCACGCCGACAACGATGTAGGAGTCGCCGTCATCGATCGATACACGTACTACAATCTTGAATTCCTCGAGAACAACGTCAAGGACCTGAACAGCCAGAAGACAGTGGGCGAACTGTTCGACAGCTACGACTTCGGCAAGATTCACTCACATGCCGGAGTGCGCTACGATCTCTTCCCCGGCGGTGAAGAAAATGCCCGTAGCCGTCTGATCACAGACTTTTTCGGCAATATCCAGAACGTCGAGGTTGACCGCAGCGGCAACCTGACTCTCGAGGAGGATCTCCTGGCGCTCAGCAAGAAAATTGTCCTTCTGCAGCAGAGGGAAGCAGAGGCAGCCAAGGAGTCTGTTGGGGAGAAGGTATCTGCAAAGGCACCTGCCAGTGCTCCAACTGAGACAGCCAGGAAGATCCAAAAAGCCAAGGCATTGACGGATGACAACTGGTGGACCAAGAAAGTCGTTG GTACTCGCAGTCTAATTCGAGTATATGTAGTTCAACACCTAGCAGCACAAAACGATCGTATTTGGCTG ACAAGGCCCCTCAAAACAATTCATCTCAAGTCGCGTCCACTGACAACTCATGCCCTAGCATGGTCTTGTGACGCCGAGCTTGCAGTTGCTACAGATGATACTATTTACATATTTCTTCCCGAGTATCCGAGGAGTGGTGGTCCTGACGAAGGAgcggatgaagaagaattACAGAGCCAGTACACGCTCTCCTATCGGgcctcaggcttgatccgTCCAGATCCCACAATCAATGCACAGCTTTGTTCGTTTTCCGGTATCAGAGTGGCTGGGCCGCCAGCTAACGACGAGAATTGGTTTCCTGGCGTGGGGAATGGGTTAGTCACAGGTTCGGGGGCGCCAATCTGCCAGATTGTGAGGTTAGAATGGTCACCAAATGGATTAGGTTGCAATCTTCGACCTATCTTAACAGCGCTGTCGACCAGTGGGTGTATATACGCGATTGGTGAGCATATCGATCGGCAGTCTGCAATGATAGCAGGCATGCGGGTTCGAAGCTTCAAGGCATGGAAGACACTCTGGGGCCTCGGAGCCCAACTTCCACTGCCCGACAGCAACGAGGAAGATGGATACCGAAATATGAATGAACGCATCCAGGCCTTCTCGTGGGCCAAAGAAGTGGATACAGGGAGAGGTCTTCTAGCGTACTGCAACGATGTCGAAGAAGTAGCTGTAATGGCGGTGCAGCTCTTCTCGCAGGCAAAGGAAGGGGATCCCTCGTGTGAAGAGACGCGATGGGACATCCAAGAAGTTGGCCGGTTTGATGGTAGAGGGAGACATATTAAGGAAGAT GCTGTGGATATCACAGATCCCGATTACGTGCCTCATGGGAGTGCCTTTTCTTTGAAATGGAGTCCTTGGTTCAATAGCCAAGGCAAAAATATGGCTATACTGGCATATTTGGCAAAGAATCATGTTGGGTTCCGAAAGATCACTATCCTGGGCAATTGGGAGAGAGGCCAGCCTCCACACATCGAAGTCGAGAAGACGGATATGACAGCCATTTGCATGTTTCTATCAACGGATGCGTATATCGAGTGGGAAGACCTG ATCGTATATGACGATGATAAGCCCATAGTCAGGGGCGTGGTCGCTGATCCGTTCAATGTGAAGCCGTTTCAGGTTTCGTTTGTTGGCGACGCTGAGGAGTTGGCTGGCGCTCACTATACTTGGGAGTGCTCGACAACGTATTCCAAGGAAGATGAAATAGTCTCATCGAATCCTATTTCTG GACTTCTAATTCACGACCAAGGCATAACACACACAGGATCAGTTCCGTACTACTCAATCGCCAGATTATCTGCAACATCACGCAACCAAGACTGGTTTCAAACAAATCTTCCTGACTCGGAGGCTTCTGTGCCAAAATGGGCAACAAGAATTCGGAAGCACACAACACGGCTCGTTGCAAGAGCGGTTGCGCTGGAAGGATTAGACTCGGATTCAGATGACTCGGAAGACGACCTAATGGACGACGACGCAGCACAACTACAAGTTCCCGAATCGAGGTACCGCATCTGGGGCATGGTGCATTCACCCGGCGGCGGCACAACAGCAGTGCTTGTGTCACGATACAGCACTTTGCACCCAGAAAGGCGAGCACTCTGTAAACTCATGTTCTCAAGAAGAGACGAAGAGCGTGGCGAATATGATGCAGTCACACCAACGAAGCCTTTGACTACTGAAGGCCAGGTGTGGGAGTGGATGTACGGGAATGCCCCTGAAGTGCTTGGGACTACAGCAACCCGCAAGATATCTCCGGAGCTTAACAATTCTCTATTGAGAGAGCAGTTCAGAGATATTGCAGCTAGCCAACACTGCGTATTTTGCGATGCGGCTTTACGTttggaagaggaagaggcaaAATGTGAAAACGGACATTTGTTTG CGCGCTGTGCTTCTACGGGACTGGCGATAATGGCTCCTGATATTTCTCGGATCTGTGCAGTGTGCGAGTTGCGATGTCTGAAAGTCGCAGAGTTGAAGCGTGTTGTCGAGACGCATTTTGGACCAGAGGCAAATGTACAGGCATCAGGGGAAGTTTGTGGTGGATGTGGGGGAAAGTTCGTCGCATGA
- a CDS encoding ubiquitin-conjugating enzyme/RWD-like protein, translating to MAASSAPAASLLKRQLKEMQAGKDIPGISCGLVNDNNIFEWEVMLMISDDCKYYGGGNFRARLSFPSSYPHMPPSLTFQDPIPFHPNIYENGKLCISILHPPEEDEYGYEAASERWSPVQTPETILLSTISLFHSPNDESPANVEAARMFREEREGKNKDFRRRCRKCVRESLGED from the exons ATGGCCGCTAGTTCTGCTCCAGCAGCTTCGTTGCTCAAGCGACAACTCAAAGAGATGCAGGCTGGCAAGGATATTCCAGGCATCTCATGTGGCCTCGTAAACGATAACAACATCTTTGAGTGGGAGGTGATGCTCATGATTAGCGACGACTGCAAATACTACGGCG GAGGCAACTTCCGGGCTCGTCTATCCTTTCCGTCGAGTTACCCTCACATGCCACCTTCACTCACATTTCAAGACCCCATTCCTTTCCATCCGAATATCTACGAAAACGGCAAGCTCTGCATTTCTATCCTCCATCCTCCCGAGGAAGACGAGTATGGTTACGAAGCAGCCTCTGAACGCTGGAGCCCTGTCCAGACACCCGAAACTATTCTTCTCAGCACCATCAGTCTTTTCCACAGCCCCAACGACGAGAGCCCTGCCAATGTGGAGGCTGCACGTATGTTCCGCGAGGAGAGGGAgggcaagaacaaggactTCCGAAGACGCTGCAGAAAGTGCGTGAGGGAGAGCTTGGGAGAGGATTAG
- a CDS encoding tetrapyrrole methylase yields the protein MLYLVGLGLSDETDITVKGLEVVKKASRVYLEAYTSILLVEQSVLESYYGRSITVADREMVESNSDEILRNAQNEDVAFLVVGDPFGATTHTDLVLRARELEIPVRTVPNASIMSGIGACGLQLYNFGQTVSMVFFTDTWKPASFYDRIKENRQIGLHTLVLVDIKVKEQSLENMARGRLVYEPPRYMTVGQCAQQMLEIEDERKEGVYTKDSLAIGAARVGGKTEKFVAGTLEELCSTDEELGPPLHSLVLLGRRTHELELDYVRQFAVDKEKWDRLWKAEYGKQL from the exons ATGTTGTACCTCGTAGGACTTGGTCTCTCTGACGAGACAGATATTACTGTCAAGGGCCTTGAGGTCGTCAAGAAAGCCTCCAGGGTCTATCTGGAGGCTTATACTAGCATTTTGCTTGTCGAGCAATCTGTCTTG GAATCGTACTATGGACGATCCATCACTGTAGCTGACCGTGAGATGGTTGAGTCAAACAGCGACGAGATTCTCCGAAATGCGCAGAACGAAGATGTTGCAttccttgttgttggagatcCCTTCGG TGCCACTACTCATACGGACCTCGTTCTACGTGCGCGGGAACTCGAAATCCCTGTCCGAACCGTTCCCAACGCCTCCATCATGTCCGGGATCGGCGCATGCGGTCTGCAGCTCTACAACTTTGGACAAACCGTGTCCATGGTTTTCTTCACTGATACATGGAAGCCCGCATCTTTCTACGATCGGATAAAGGAGAACCGTCAAATCGGTTTACACACGCTAGTCTTGGTAGATATCAAGGTTAAGGAGCAGAGTCTCGAGAATATGGCCCGAGGTCGTCTGGTTTATGAGCCTCCTCGCTACATGACTGTCGGCCAGTGTGCACAACAGATGCTagagattgaggatgagcGTAAGGAGGGTGTCTATACCAAGGACAGTCTGGCCATTGGCGCTGCTCGCGTCGGAGGTAAGACGGAGAAGTTCGTGGCTGGTACTTTGGAGGAGCTTTGCTCTACCGACGAGGAACTAGGGCCTCCTCTTCACAGTCTCGTCCTCCTTGGTCGAAGAACACACGAGCTGGAGCTCGACTACGTACGACAGTTTGCGGTTGATAAGGAGAAGTGGGATAGGCTATGGAAAGCTGAGTACGGAAAGCAGCTGTGA
- a CDS encoding glycosyl transferases group 1-domain-containing protein, translating to MSAAFIVSVIAGALSCVFLVWLIRGLAILIPTRYQPSQKAEDDHIQILVVGDVGRSPRMQYHALSVAKHGRNVDIVGYKETSRHPDLIGNPRVTMYALPPQPEVLQWGTLPFFLNIPLKVLWQFWGLFSTLMYDAPAAKWIIIQNPPSIPTFHVALLVSFLRGSKLVVDWHNYGYTILAQGKWYVKPLVPVYRWYETGFGRYLGDINLSVTDAMARQLKEKPFNLKRSVLTLHDRPAQVFQPILSTAKRLAFLSRLAETKDIAKDIVDGAVRLIVSSTSWTPDEDFGLLLDALVSYASSAEASPILAIITGKGPQKELYLEKIKTLQEGGKLPGVRIITAWLSTRDYASLLASADLGISLHKSSSGVDLPMKVVDMFGAGLPVAAYSAFESFSELVKEGQNGCGFETSSELAEILARLLSFSGQEELARLKKGAVSEGSLRWDQEWDRVVGKVIGLVGEESI from the exons atgTCAGCCGCTTTTATTGTTTCCGTTATTGCTGGCGCTCTCAGCTGTGTCTTCCTGGTATGGCTGATACGTGGTCTTGCGATCCTTATTCCTACTCGCTATCAGCCATCTCAGAAAGCTGAAGATGATCATATTCAGATTCTTGTCGTCGGCGACGTCGGGCGCAGTCCTCGCATGCAATATCATGCTTTGAGTGTTGCCAAACATGGTCGCAATGTCGATATCGTGGGCTACAAAG AAACCTCAAGACATCCCGATCTCATCGGGAATCCTCGCGTCACTATGTATGCACTCCCACCACAACCTGAGGTCCTTCAATGGGGAACATTGCCCTTCTTTCTCAACATTCCTCTCAAGGTTTTATGGCAGTTCTGGGGCTTGTTCAGTACCTTGATGTACGATGCTCCTGCTGCAAAATGGATCATCATTCAA AACCCTCCCTCAATTCCAACTTTTCATGTTGCACTCTTGGTTTCCTTCCTACGAGGCAGTAAGCTTGTAGTGGACTGGCATAATTATGGCTACACCATTCTGGCGCAAGGGAAGTGGTATGTTAAGCCATTGGTTCCTGTGTACCGTTGGTATGAAACCGGCTTCGGACGCTATCTGGGAGATATCAACCTTTCTGTCACCGATGCTATGGCCCGCcagctcaaggagaagccTTTCAACCTGAAGCGTTCTGTCCTCACACTTCATGACCGACCTGCTCAAGTGTTCCAACCTATTCTCTCTACTGCAAAACGTCTGGCCTTTTTGTCTCGACTTGCAGAGACTAAAGACATTGCCAAGGATATTGTCGATGGAGCAGTACGGCTTATCGTGAGTAGCACTTCCTGGACGCCAGACGAGGACTTTGGTCTGCTCCTGGATGCTCTCGTCTCCTATGCCAGTTCTGCCGAGGCCTCGCCCATCCTAGCTATAATTACTGGTAAGGGTCCGCAAAAAGAACTCTATCTTGAAAAAATCAAGACACTTCAGGAGGGGGGTAAACTGCCTGGCGTTCGTATCATAACAGCGTGGCTTTCTACGAGGGACTATGCTTCACTTCTTGCTTCGGCAGACCTTGGCATCTCGCTGCATAAGTCCAGCTCGGGCGTTGATCTTCCCATGAAGGTGGTGGACATGTTTGGTGCTGGTCTCCCTGTCGCAGCATACTCGGCTTTTGAGAGCTTCAGCGAGCTTGTCAAGGAAGGTCAAAATGGCTGTGGTTTCGAAACTTCATCAGAATTGGCGGAGATTCTCGCGAGACTTCTGAGCTTTTCTGGACAAGAGGAGTTGGCTCGTTTGAAGAAGGGTGCAGTTAGTGAAGGCTCTCTGAGGTGGGATCAGGAATGGGACCGCGTAGTTGGCAAAGTCATTGGGCTTGTTGGTGAAGAGAGCATTTAG
- a CDS encoding cation efflux family-domain-containing protein — MASSYALPTSSLPHAHQNHMHSHTRSHSQSSLNNLRRQSTFSNGSLPSVPDEDHNHDVSHDHADGNGNHSAHSHNPSIHKHGHRRSRMSNTSATIAREKLPPAPLNTLEGWTEERTPGGKSILTPGPESANMTYSPPEFPHDHHDHHHHDHSHDHSHSHDHSHSHDHSNHYGHDHGHPHDDDKGKRSLFTRMILPYTTRFPILNAILIEKDSRRIFYFMASPSRLNFSFMAVQAFYGYVTDSLGLLSDSIHMFFDCVALMVGLLAAVLSKWPRSQRFPYGFGKIETLSGFANGILLMLLSVEIAFEAFERLWEGTQTKRLGELFIVSTLGLLVNLVGMMAFGHHHHHGHDHGHDHGHSHSHDHGHNHGHDHGHGHGHDNENMHGIYLHILADTLGSVSVIVSTILTSFWGWAGWDPLASCFIAVLIFLSSKPLVYSSAKRLLLSIPEDTEYNLRNSLGGILNQRGVVGYSSPKFWRDDHSASPSGGKLLGVVHVVAARGAPLEDVRDRVREYLLREGADVVVQVEREGDNSCWCSRRGIPAPPATPTLASAKAF, encoded by the exons ATGGCGTCCTCATACGCCCTTCCGACCTCCTCTCTGCCGCATGCGCATCAGAACCATATGCATTCACACACACGAAGTCATTCTCAATCGTCGTTGAACAACCTTAGACGACAATCGACTTTCTCCAACGGGAGCCTTCCATCAGTACCCGACGAAGACCATAACCACGATGTTAGCCATGATCATGCGGATGGAAACGGAAACCATTCTGCACACTCACACAATCCGAGCATCCACAAGCATGGACACAGACGCTCCCGCATGTCCAACACAAGCGCAACCATTGCCCGCGAGAAACTCCCTCCAGCACCATTAAACACCTTAGAGGGTTGGACAGAAGAGAGGACACCAGGAGGCAAGAGCATACTTACACCAGGTCCCGAATCGGCCAATATGACTTATTCCCCTCCGGAATTTCCTCACGACCATCATGACCACCACCATCACGATCATTCCCACGACCATTCGCATTCCCACGACCACTCACATAGTCATGACCATAGCAATCATTATGGACATGATCATGGCCATCcgcatgatgatgacaaggGCAAAAGATCATTATTCACCCGGATGATTCTGCCGTATACAACAAGATTTCCCATTTTGAATGCGATCTTAATTGAGAAGGATTCCAGGCGCATTTTTTACTTTATGGC ATCTCCGTCTAGACTCAACTTTTCGTTCATGGCTGTACAGGCGTTTTACGGCTACGTCACAGATTCGCTTGGTTTACTGAGCGACAGTATCCATATGTTCTTTGATTGCGTGGCGCTCATGGTGGGCTTGTTGGCTGCTGTATTGAGCAAATGGCCGCGAAGCCAGAGATTTCCTTATGGCTTCGGCAAGATTGAGACATTGAGTGGATTCGCCAACGGTATCTTGTTGAT GCTACTCAGTGTCGAAATTGCCTTTGAGGCTTTTGAACGGTTGTGGGAGGGAACTCAAACAAAGCGATTGGGCGAGCTCTTTATTGTGAGCACTTTGGGTCTTCTTGTTAACCTGGTTGGAATGATGGCATTCggtcaccaccaccaccacggACACGATCATGGACATGACCATGGGCATTCTCACAGCCATGATCATGGTCATAaccatggccatgaccaCGGCCACGGCCACGGCCACGACAACGAGAATATGCACGGCATTTACTTGCATATCCTTGCCGATACCTTGGGTAGTGTGTCGGTTATTGTATCGACAATATTGACGAGCTTTTGGGGATGGGCCGGATGGGATCCGTTGGCGTCATGCTTTATTGCTGTTCTGATCTTTCTCTCATCCAAGCCGCTAGTATACTCGTCAGCAAAACGGCTGCTACTCAGCATCCCGGAGGATACAGAGTACAATCTTCGAAACAGCTTAGGCGGTATTCTGAACCAAAGAGGAGTAGTAGGCTATTCGTCGCCAAAGTTTTGGAGGGATGATCACAGCGCTAGCCCTAGTGGTGGGAAGTTATTGGGCGTTGTTCACGTAGTGGCAGCAAGGGGAGCTCCGTTGGAAGACGTCCGGGATCGAGTTCGCGAATATCTCTTGAGAGAAGGGGCAGACGTTGTGGTGCAAGTTGAACGAGAAGGAGACAACAGCTGTTGGTGCAGTAGGCGAGGAATtccagcaccaccagcaacACCCACATTGGCATCAGCGAAGGCATTCTAG
- a CDS encoding mitochondrial carrier domain-containing protein, protein MSSADTPDSAIEARVVDKLKTIAPAPEPKDDSKAGASSGLAQQLRAFAAGGFGGLCAVVVGHPFDLVKVRLQTAERGVYSSAIDVVRKSIARDGLRRGLYAGVSAPLVGVTPMFAVSFWGYDLGKQIVRGVSEVPAEGLTIAQISTAGFISAIPMTAITAPFERIKVILQVQGQKQLAPGEKPKYNGGVDVVRQLYKEGGIRSVFRGSAATLARDGPGSAAYFAAYEYIKRKMTPIDPLTGKPSGQLSLSAITCAGAAAGVAMWIPVFPIDTVKSRLQTSEGNVSVGSIVRELYGKGGVKAFFPGFGPALARAVPANAATFLGVELAHQAMNKVFG, encoded by the exons ATGTCCTCCGCCGATACCCCAGACTCCGCCATCGAGGCCCGTGTCGTAGACAAGCTGAAGACCATCGCGCCCGCTCCTGAACCAAAGGATGACTCCAAGGCCGGCGCATCCTCTGGCCTCGCTCAGCAGCTTCGCGCCTTTGCGGCTGGTGGTTTCGGTGGTCTCTGCGCTGTCGTAGTGGGACATCCTttcgatcttgtcaaggTCCGCCTTCAAACCGCTGAGCGAGGTGTTTACTCCTCTGCCATCGATGTTGTTCGCAAGAGTATTGCTCGTGATGGTCTGCGAAGAGGTCTTTACGCTGGCGTAAGCGCGCCTCTTGTCGGTGTCACACCTATGT TTGCTGTGTCCTTTTGGGGTTACGACCTCGGCAAGCAAATCGTCCGAGGTGTCAGTGAAGTCCCCGCAGAGGGTCTCACAATCGCCCAGATCTCAACCGCCGGCTTCATCTCCGCCATTCCCATGACCGCCATCACAGCACCCTTCGAGCGCATCAAGGTCATCCTCCAAGTCCAGGGTCAGAAGCAGCTTGCTCCCGGCGAGAAGCCCAAGTATAACGGAGGCGTTGACGTCGTCCGCCAGCTCTACAAGGAGGGCGGTATCCGCAGCGTCTTCCGTGGCAGCGCTGCTACTCTCGCCCGTGACGGCCCCGGTTCTGCTGCCTACTTTGCCGCCTACGAGTACATCAAGCGAAAGATGACACCGATTGATCCCCTCACTGGAAAGCCCAGCGGCCAGCTCAGTCTCAGTGCTATCACATGCGCTGGAGCTGCCGCTGGAGTTGCCATGTGGATACCTGTCTTCCCCATCGATACGGTCAAGTCTCGTCTGCAGACCTCGGAGGGCAACGTCTCCGTTGGTAGCATCGTTCGTGAACTCTACGGAAAGGGTGGTGTCAAGGCATTCTTCCCTGGATTTGGTCCTGCCCTTGCTCGTGCTGTGCCCGCCAACGCTGCTACTTTCCTCGGTGTCGAGCTGGCTCACCAGGCCATGAACAAGGTCTTCGGCTAG